In Pseudomonas deceptionensis, a single window of DNA contains:
- a CDS encoding MFS transporter has translation MNHPVIPSFRYQIFFLIMLMALLNYIDRGAIAYASASILPEYGFDKADWGNVLGYFGYGYILGALVGGILADRFGARRVWLIAGATWSIFEIATAFAGDFGLAFLGGSAMAGFATIRVMFGFAEGPAYSVINKSVANWATPKERGFVVSVGLLSTPLGALLTAPVAVGLQTLTGDWRSMFVVLGVVSLALLIFFMTRFTNTPDENPRVSKAELDFLRKERAEAVNASTPTTSVAPVWHFFKNKDLLLNAVGYFSFVYVTFLLLTWTPKYLQDEFHYNLSSLWYMGMIPWTGACFTVLLGGKISDVLLRRTGNLKVARSWLAATCLLLTTLCFIMVSQAQTVWGVIALMTLANALNALPNSVYWAVVIDTAPSNRVGAYSGMTHFIANTASFIAPMLTGYLTVRYGYSSMFVAAAVATALGMSAMLMVRPGGRQAAPSPIPAVV, from the coding sequence AGATTTTCTTCCTGATCATGCTGATGGCGCTGCTCAACTACATTGACCGGGGCGCGATTGCCTATGCTTCGGCGAGCATTCTCCCCGAGTACGGTTTCGACAAGGCCGACTGGGGCAATGTGCTGGGTTACTTCGGTTACGGTTACATCCTCGGGGCACTGGTCGGCGGCATTCTGGCTGACCGTTTTGGCGCCAGGCGTGTCTGGCTGATTGCCGGTGCCACCTGGTCGATCTTCGAGATCGCCACCGCGTTTGCCGGTGACTTCGGGCTGGCCTTTCTGGGTGGTTCGGCCATGGCCGGTTTTGCCACGATCCGTGTGATGTTCGGCTTTGCCGAAGGCCCGGCCTACTCGGTGATTAACAAGAGCGTGGCCAATTGGGCCACGCCCAAGGAGCGCGGGTTTGTGGTGTCGGTCGGCCTGCTCAGCACACCGCTGGGTGCGTTGCTGACCGCGCCGGTTGCGGTCGGCCTGCAAACCCTGACCGGGGACTGGCGCAGCATGTTTGTGGTGCTGGGCGTGGTCAGCCTGGCGCTGCTGATTTTCTTCATGACGCGCTTTACCAACACCCCCGATGAAAACCCGCGTGTGTCCAAGGCTGAACTCGATTTCCTGCGCAAGGAGCGGGCCGAAGCCGTCAATGCCTCGACCCCCACCACCAGCGTTGCGCCGGTCTGGCACTTCTTCAAGAACAAGGACTTGCTGCTCAACGCCGTCGGTTACTTCTCGTTCGTGTACGTGACCTTCCTGCTGCTGACCTGGACCCCCAAATACCTGCAGGACGAGTTTCACTACAACCTGTCATCGCTGTGGTACATGGGCATGATCCCGTGGACCGGTGCCTGCTTCACCGTGCTGCTGGGCGGCAAGATCTCCGACGTGCTGCTGCGTCGCACCGGCAATCTGAAAGTGGCCCGCAGCTGGCTGGCCGCGACCTGCCTGTTGTTGACCACGCTGTGTTTCATCATGGTCTCGCAAGCCCAGACCGTGTGGGGTGTAATTGCCCTGATGACTCTGGCCAACGCCCTCAACGCGCTCCCCAATTCGGTCTACTGGGCCGTCGTGATAGATACCGCGCCTTCCAACCGCGTGGGCGCCTACAGCGGCATGACCCACTTTATTGCCAACACCGCGTCGTTCATCGCCCCCATGCTCACCGGCTACCTGACGGTTCGTTACGGCTACTCGTCGATGTTCGTGGCCGCAGCGGTGGCCACGGCCCTGGGCATGAGCGCGATGCTGATGGTACGCCCCGGCGGTCGTCAGGCTGCCCCTTCCCCTATACCCGCAGTTGTTTGA
- a CDS encoding NAD(P)/FAD-dependent oxidoreductase, which yields MDITRRDFLNGVAITIAAGMTPLQILQAAPDGRYYPPALTGLRGSHVGSFEIAHQMGWEKKVFDTDHLPVSEEYDLVVVGGGLSGLSAAWFYREKHPDARILILENHDDFGGHAKRNEFSAGGRMILGYGGSEAFQSPNHLFSNEVNGLLKKLGVNTKRFETAFDRQFYPGLGLSRAVFFDKENFGEDKLVSGDPTPMVADDIAPDQLHARPISDFINDFPLPPADRSALIALHVAPKDYLAGKTTEEKTAYLETTSYRDFLLKDVGLSPAAVKYFQSRTNDFMALSIDAVASYDAYNVGFPGFGAMNLEPISEEAQAEMEEPYIYHFPDGNASLARLLVRSLIPSVAPGHTMDDIVLAPFDYAKLDQPKAPLRLRLNSTAVSVRNVGEGVNIGYSRGGQLSQVRGKHCIMACYNMMIPFLLRDLPPEQSHALSQNVKYPLVYTKVVIRNWESFQKLGVHEIYAATQPYSRIKLDYPVSMGGYEHPRDPKQPIGLHMVYVPTSPNSGMNGRDQARAGRGRLYGQSFEMLEAQLRDQLQRMLGPGGFNHQTDILAITVNRWSHGYATFSNSLFDDADKSEKLMNLARQPLGRVSIANSDAGWSAYAHAAIDQAHRAVEEVA from the coding sequence ATGGACATCACCCGTCGCGACTTTCTCAACGGCGTCGCCATCACCATCGCCGCCGGCATGACCCCGCTGCAAATTCTGCAGGCTGCCCCCGATGGTCGCTATTACCCCCCTGCCCTGACCGGCCTGCGCGGCAGCCACGTCGGCTCCTTCGAAATCGCACACCAGATGGGCTGGGAGAAAAAGGTCTTCGACACCGATCACCTGCCCGTCAGCGAAGAGTACGACCTGGTGGTGGTCGGCGGGGGCCTGAGCGGGCTGTCAGCGGCGTGGTTCTACCGTGAAAAACACCCCGACGCGCGCATTCTGATTCTGGAAAACCACGACGACTTCGGCGGCCACGCCAAGCGCAACGAATTTTCAGCCGGGGGCCGGATGATCCTCGGCTACGGCGGCAGCGAAGCCTTCCAGTCGCCGAACCACCTGTTCAGCAACGAAGTGAACGGCTTGCTGAAAAAGCTCGGGGTCAACACCAAGCGCTTCGAAACCGCCTTCGACCGCCAGTTCTACCCTGGCCTGGGCCTGTCCCGCGCGGTGTTTTTCGACAAGGAAAACTTCGGCGAAGACAAACTGGTCAGCGGCGACCCGACACCGATGGTGGCTGACGACATCGCCCCGGACCAGTTGCATGCCCGCCCCATCAGCGACTTCATCAACGATTTCCCCCTGCCGCCTGCGGATCGCAGCGCCTTGATCGCCCTGCACGTCGCGCCCAAGGATTACCTCGCGGGTAAAACCACCGAGGAAAAAACTGCCTATCTGGAAACCACCAGCTATCGCGACTTCCTGCTCAAGGACGTCGGCCTGTCTCCCGCCGCGGTGAAGTATTTCCAGAGCCGCACCAATGACTTTATGGCCCTGAGCATCGACGCCGTCGCTTCGTACGACGCCTACAACGTCGGCTTCCCCGGCTTCGGTGCGATGAACCTGGAACCCATCAGCGAAGAAGCCCAGGCGGAAATGGAAGAGCCGTATATCTACCACTTCCCGGATGGCAACGCGTCGCTGGCGCGCTTGCTGGTGCGCAGCCTGATCCCGAGCGTGGCACCGGGGCATACCATGGACGACATCGTCCTCGCCCCGTTCGACTACGCCAAACTGGATCAGCCCAAAGCCCCATTACGCCTGCGCCTCAACAGCACCGCAGTCAGCGTGCGCAACGTCGGCGAAGGCGTGAACATCGGCTACAGCCGAGGCGGCCAGCTCAGCCAGGTGCGCGGCAAACATTGCATCATGGCCTGCTACAACATGATGATTCCGTTCCTGCTCCGCGACCTGCCGCCAGAGCAGTCCCACGCCCTGAGCCAGAACGTGAAATACCCGCTGGTCTACACCAAAGTGGTGATCCGCAACTGGGAGTCGTTCCAGAAACTGGGGGTCCACGAAATCTACGCCGCGACCCAGCCCTACAGCCGCATCAAGCTCGACTACCCGGTGAGCATGGGTGGCTACGAACACCCGCGCGACCCGAAGCAACCGATCGGCCTGCACATGGTCTACGTGCCCACCAGCCCCAACAGCGGCATGAACGGCCGCGACCAGGCCCGCGCCGGACGCGGCCGGCTCTACGGGCAATCTTTCGAAATGCTCGAAGCGCAACTGCGCGACCAGCTGCAACGGATGCTCGGCCCGGGTGGTTTCAATCACCAGACCGACATCCTGGCCATCACCGTCAATCGCTGGTCACACGGTTACGCAACGTTCTCCAACAGCCTGTTCGACGATGCCGATAAAAGCGAAAAACTGATGAACCTCGCGCGCCAACCGCTGGGCCGGGTGAGCATCGCCAATTCGGATGCGGGGTGGAGCGCCTATGCCCATGCAGCGATAGATCAAGCACACCGGGCGGTGGAGGAAGTGGCGTAA
- a CDS encoding amidase, with product MSLAKPAHAGYFFGQPVTALAGRLREGSLTSVELTQAALDSIERLNPILNAFVQVDAPVALAQARKADELLAQGVDLGPLHGIPVAVKDNIDTCDYVTTYGSAHFDGFKPERDALCVQRLREAGAVIVGKTLTHEFAYGPTGDRSFQGAARNPWDARCITGGSSAGSAAAVASGMVPLALGTDTGGSIRIPAALCGVVGFKPSFAAVPLEGVFPLSSSLDHVGPIANCVEDARLLFEVLVGRACAPVHNPRPLRVGWITSGSFGPVDTEVDRQVYQAAQQMFGEALQDTAQLQPLAADMKDTLLVLQRAEAFDVHAERMHEAPQLFDQEVRERLELSQEVRGWHYIRAQAGQARLKAAMADVFEHYDFLVSPCVPITATEIDARQIRVGEQDIDVRAAVLSHTSAWNLTGLPAISLPVGQVSGMPVGLQVIGAAGEDDRLLEVMAKLFVRS from the coding sequence ATGAGCCTGGCGAAACCTGCCCACGCTGGATATTTTTTTGGCCAACCGGTCACCGCGCTGGCCGGGCGCCTGCGCGAGGGCAGCCTGACGAGCGTCGAGCTGACCCAGGCTGCCCTGGACAGCATCGAGCGGCTTAACCCGATCCTGAATGCCTTCGTTCAGGTCGATGCCCCCGTGGCATTGGCCCAGGCCCGCAAAGCCGATGAGTTGCTCGCCCAGGGCGTGGACCTGGGCCCGCTGCACGGCATACCGGTGGCCGTGAAGGACAATATCGACACCTGCGACTACGTCACCACCTATGGCTCGGCGCATTTCGACGGCTTCAAGCCGGAGCGCGATGCGCTCTGTGTGCAGCGCTTGCGCGAGGCCGGGGCCGTGATTGTCGGCAAGACGTTGACCCACGAGTTCGCCTACGGCCCGACCGGCGACCGTTCGTTTCAGGGCGCGGCCCGTAACCCGTGGGATGCCCGTTGCATCACGGGCGGCTCCAGCGCGGGCAGCGCAGCCGCCGTCGCCAGCGGCATGGTCCCGCTGGCGCTGGGTACCGACACCGGCGGTTCGATCCGCATTCCTGCGGCGTTGTGCGGCGTGGTCGGCTTCAAGCCTTCGTTTGCCGCTGTGCCGCTGGAGGGGGTGTTCCCGCTGTCGTCGAGCCTCGACCACGTGGGCCCCATCGCCAACTGCGTTGAGGATGCGCGCCTGCTGTTTGAGGTGTTGGTCGGGCGAGCCTGTGCACCGGTGCATAATCCTCGGCCCCTGCGGGTAGGATGGATCACCTCCGGCAGCTTTGGCCCGGTCGACACCGAAGTGGATCGCCAGGTCTACCAGGCGGCACAGCAGATGTTTGGCGAAGCGCTGCAGGATACTGCGCAACTGCAACCGCTGGCAGCGGACATGAAAGACACCTTGCTGGTGCTGCAACGCGCCGAGGCCTTTGATGTTCATGCCGAGCGCATGCATGAGGCACCGCAGCTGTTCGATCAGGAAGTGCGCGAGCGCCTTGAGTTGTCGCAGGAAGTCCGGGGCTGGCACTACATCCGTGCCCAGGCGGGCCAGGCGCGACTCAAGGCGGCGATGGCGGATGTGTTCGAGCACTATGACTTTCTGGTTTCGCCCTGCGTGCCGATTACCGCCACAGAGATCGATGCCCGGCAGATTCGGGTAGGTGAACAGGACATCGATGTACGCGCCGCAGTGCTCAGCCATACCAGCGCCTGGAACCTGACCGGGTTGCCTGCGATCAGCCTGCCGGTGGGGCAGGTGAGTGGGATGCCGGTGGGGCTGCAGGTGATAGGTGCCGCCGGGGAGGATGATCGTCTGCTAGAGGTGATGGCCAAGCTGTTTGTACGGAGCTAA